Proteins encoded within one genomic window of Fusarium musae strain F31 chromosome 4, whole genome shotgun sequence:
- a CDS encoding hypothetical protein (EggNog:ENOG41), whose amino-acid sequence MPSLGSALVRSLALIAAWTQAHTEAQSHDPSVIPDPIDLTCDARTINYITHTLPQACLTSSWTSTSVSATPSDANSTSHASPDSKQSDAPPPNTQSESPSPSQSQSQSQPQQSASTATPAKDESEAAAADGDGDGDAKPFMSFEDWKAMMLKQTGQDPQNLHRNAKPRDRTPPDMGYGGLGEEDEINLNFGSYMDGTEEQNERPSDLQEAKNEGSGKDGRGVAIHRNKDAGKTCKERFSYSSFDAGATILKTSPGARNAKAILVENKDSYLLFECSAKEKWFIVELSDDVYIDTVVLANFEFFSSMIQTFTVSVSDRYPVKRDEWKQIGVFQAENSRAIQPFLVENARIFSKYVRIDYLTHYGKQYYCPVSLLRIHGSRFFAAFNEDRNDDTNEAEEAKVTPQALPSGEEPTKPQVPESPFEPAKPSSKGLMPFCEVNTASQLLFEPLFCSASFNQTTQSVSNPSSSAEVTSAAPTTNSPDERAQKGTSTPHTPRSEHPASEEPTASSSSTTASPSATPAVSPTSPSSISSSNVESPSNSTTSAAGTKTTATPSSSASSSTQKPSPANTVNAKKGSTGTASGSPASPTVQEGFFKSISKRLTIVETNLTLSLKYVEDQARHMSETLHRTEQKQLSKTTLFLENLNKTVLAELRSVREQYDQIWQSTVLALESQREQSNREIVALSARLNLLADEVVFQKRMAIVQAVLLMSCLILVIFSRGVPLHPLAPFSDQAGLASYGGASSAARVRAYDGEDVALLAARQRGQYAPTSRDEDATELHRGPFADDIQHDRVECEQLSPPPTPRSSGGFSSSSDLSPPSHDTKPNVLRRSIAQPTNSRKPLPALPENPSSP is encoded by the coding sequence ATGCCTTCGCTAGGCTCAGCCCTCGTACGATCTCTGGCACTCATCGCGGCCTGGACACAAGCCCACACCGAGGCCCAATCCCACGACCCCAGCGTCATCCCTGACCCAATCGACTTGACCTGCGATGCCCGAACCATCAACTACATCACCCACACGCTGCCCCAAGCTTGCCTCACAAGCTCCTGGACGAGCACTTCTGTGAGCGCAACCCCTTCAGATGCCAACTCGACTTCCCACGCCTCCCCCGACTCGAAACAAAGCGATGCGCCACCCCCCAACACACAAAGCGAGTCCCCTTCCCCttcccaatcccaatcccaatcccaGCCCCAACAGTCAGCGTCCACCGCCACTCCCGCCAAAGACGAGTCGGAAGCTGCCGCTgcagatggtgatggagatggagacgcAAAGCCTTTCATGTCCTTCGAGGACTGGAAGGCCATGATGTTGAAACAGACAGGGCAGGACCCTCAAAACCTACATAGGAACGCCAAGCCCCGCGACAGGACACCCCCGGATATGGGCTACGGTGGCCTcggcgaggaggacgagATAAACCTGAACTTTGGCAGCTACATGGATGGCACAGAGGAGCAAAATGAGCGCCCTTCAGACCTCCAAGAAGCTAAGAACGAGGGTTCAGGAAAGGATGGCCGTGGTGTTGCAATCCATAGAAACAAAGATGCCGGAAAGACTTGCAAGGAACGATTCTCATACTCGTCCTTTGATGCCGGCGCTACCATCCTCAAGACGAGCCCCGGCGCAAGGAATGCAAAGGCAATTCTCGTCGAGAACAAAGACTCTTACCTACTCTTCGAGTGTAGTGCCAAGGAGAAGTGGTTTATTGTCGAACTGAGCGATGATGTCTACATCGATACCGTCGTCCTCGCCAACTTCGAGTTCTTTTCTAGTATGATCCAAACTTTTACTGTCAGCGTTAGTGACCGGTACCCAGTCAAGAGGGACGAGTGGAAACAGATCGGAGTCTTCCAGGCAGAGAACTCACGAGCTATTCAACCCTTCTTGGTCGAGAATGCTCGGATCTTCTCCAAATACGTCCGCATCGACTATCTCACCCATTACGGGAAACAGTACTATTGCCCCGTTTCATTACTTCGAATCCATGGCTCGCGCTTCTTCGCTGCATTCAACGAAGACCGTAACGATGATACGAATGAGGCCGAGGAGGCCAAAGTGACTCCCCAAGCTCTCCCTTCAGGAGAAGAGCCGACGAAGCCCCAAGTACCCGAGAGTCCTTTCGAGCCTGCCAAGCCGAGTTCAAAGGGATTAATGCCATTCTGTGAAGTCAACACCGCTTCGCAGCTACTTTTTGAGCCATTGTTCTGCTCTGCCTCGTTCAATCAAACCACGCAATCAGTGTCAAACCCCAGCAGCTCTGCTGAAGTCACCAGCGCTGCACCCACAACCAACTCCCCTGACGAGAGAGCACAGAAGGGGACGTCAACACCACACACTCCCCGATCTGAGCATCCTGCAAGTGAAGAGCCCACggcctcatcatcttccaccaCTGCATCTCCAAGCGCTACGCCCGCTGTGTCCCCAACCAGCCCATCCTCtatctcatcctccaacGTCGAATCCCCATCAAACTCCACCACTTCAGCAGCAGGCACAAAGACGACCGcaacaccatcttcctcagcgTCATCATCTACTCAGAAGCCCTCCCCTGCCAATACTGTTAATGCCAAGAAGGGCTCCACGGGAACGGCCTCTGGCTCACCGGCCTCGCCCACCGTGCAGGAAGGATTTTTCAAGTCCATCTCCAAGCGCCTTACAATCGTTGAAACCAATCTCACACTTTCCCTCAAGTACGTCGAGGACCAAGCTCGCCACATGTCCGAGACTCTGCACCGCACAGAGCAGAAGCAACTTTCAAAAACGACACTGTTCCTCGAGAACCTCAACAAGACCGTTCTCGCCGAGCTGCGCTCCGTTCGTGAGCAGTACGACCAGATCTGGCAATCAACGGTCCTGGCTCTGGAGAGTCAGCGTGAGCAGTCCAACCGAGAGATAGTTGCTCTCAGCGCTCGTCTTAACCTCCTGGCCGATGAGGTCGTCTTTCAGAAACGCATGGCCATAGTACAAGCCGTGTTACTCATGTCATGCCtgatcctcgtcatcttctccagAGGCGTGCCGCTACATCCCCTCGCACCCTTTTCGGATCAGGCTGGTCTCGCTTCTTACGGCGGTGCATCATCGGCGGCTCGCGTTCGAGCATacgatggagaagatgtAGCGTTACTGGCAGCCCGTCAGAGAGGCCAATATGCTCCGACATCAAGAGACGAGGACGCTACTGAACTACACCGAGGGCCTTTTGCCGACGACATACAGCATGATCGTGTTGAATGCGAGCAGCTTTCACCTCCTCCAACGCCGAGATCTTCTGGAGGCTTTTCCTCGTCGTCTGATCTATCACCCCCTTCCCATGACACAAAGCCGAATGTGTTACGTCGCTCTATCGCCCAACCAACCAATTCGCGAAAACCGTTGCCAGCTCTGCCCGAGaatccatcttctccatga
- a CDS encoding hypothetical protein (EggNog:ENOG41~BUSCO:EOG09260NY2) gives MPRRPPAVDDYASAVPHVILASSDAEFLDQLIPVLKDATHSNRTPLLTQCLSRYYEEREAEIERIGLTRHEEFLDSINHLQTVRAETVTLTQEILSLNESIAESTKKLAIQKEALVNTSAVRQNIADATSALNDSLTILRAVNNAHELVRRKNYYAALKSLDDLQNEHLVPIIQNRYSTQHRLADVIQKSIPASQKAISEAVMTDLNTWLFRIRETSQFLGEVAFYHTEMRRTRQKKRIEEDPFLANFKLNSAIELVSDENEDFDVLDNEELQVDFTPLLEALHIHEALGQLEKFRSEYGATRRQQKDLLLPGFIELLAEDEQSLSSLLEGIAGFAIVEKATMQRVPHLRSANDVEELWESMCTAVINLTSKALSDIENAEALIKIKTIIALFIQTMEGWGYPVTMLDNFLLKLFDKYAELLKNRFSVDFQEIVSTDDYMPMAINTPEEYEKVVNVSWFTQEKPADQLTYPCVLPFSQMYPLCCIDIRNFLNQFYFFSDDHFQHPNVIDETLKKSLDELLTEKVCKSLVERLSSQYLGQIVQILINLEHFEIACQELEQLLIRARSSTSAGGPVKLKATDSFRNNKKTAEKRIFELVNSKIDDLIETAEYEWTASTVEREPSNYMQTLTRYLSNIMNSTLLGLPREIKELIYFDALSHTAEKILALPLSPDVKHINPNGVAALAQDVDYLVQFVSSLENGQMLRENLDELAQTIALLQTDNQDEFFDISTRNKKYGRVDALNGPMLLEKLTPITASPVRSAPLANFSSRFGINRT, from the exons ATGCCGCGACGTCCGCCTGCTGTGGACGATTATGCGTCCGCTGTTCCGCAT GTCATCCTCGCATCCTCCGATGCTGAGTTCCTCGACCAGTTGATACCCGTCCTTAAAGATGCCACACACTCGAACCGAACACCTCTTTTGACTCAATGCCTAAGTCGGTACTACGAAGAGCGGGAGGCTGAAATCGAGCGCATCGGTCTTACCAGGCACGAGGAGTTCCTCGATTCCATCAATCACCTTCAGACCGTCCGAGCGGAAACAGTGACCTTGACGCAAGAGATCTTGAGTCTCAACGAGTCAATCGCTGAAAGCACGAAGAAGCTGGCTATACAAAAGGAAGCTCTGGTCAACACTTCTGCTGTCAGGCAAAACATCGCCGATGCGACCAGCGCCTTGAACGACTCCCTTACCATCCTCCGCGCCGTCAATAATGCCCACGAACTAGTCCGTCGCAAGAACTACTATGCCGCCCTCAAATCCCTCGACGATCTTCAAAATGAACATCTCGTACCCATCATCCAAAATCGCTATTCTACACAGCATCGGCTGGCCGATGTCATCCAAAAATCTATACCCGCATCCCAGAAAGCGATCTCAGAAGCTGTCATGACAGACCTAAATACATGGCTATTTCGCATTCGAGAGACATCTCAGTTCTTGGGTGAGGTCGCATTCTACCATACCGAAATGAGGAGGACTCGACAAAAGAAGAGAATAGAAGAGGACCCATTCTTGGCCAATTTCAAGCTGAACTCTGCGATTGAGCTTGTCAGCGATGAAAACGAAGACTTCGATGTGTTGGATAACGAGGAGTTACAAGTAGACTTCACTCCTTTACTCGAAGCACTTCATATCCATGAGGCCCTGGGCCAGCTCGAGAAGTTCAGATCAGAATATGGTGCGACTCGACGTCAACAAAAGGACCTATTACTCCCTGGGTTTATTGAGCTCTTGGCGGAGGATGAGCAATCGTTGAGTAGTTTGCTGGAAGGAATAGCAGGATTCGCCATCGTCGAAAAAGCGACCATGCAAAGGGTTCCGCATTTGCGTTCAGCAAATGAT gttgaagagctttGGGAATCTATGTGCACTGCTGTGATAAACCTCACCTCGAAAGCTTTAAGTGATATCGAGAATGCCGAGgccttgatcaagatcaagaccatcaTTGCCCTTTTCATTCAAACGATGGAG GGCTGGGGATATCCAGTAACAATGCTGGATAACTTTCTTCTGAAGCTGTTTGACAAGTATGCCGAGCTCTTGAAGAATCGTTTTAGCGTAGACTTCCAGGAG ATAGTGTCCACGGATGACTACATGCCAATGGCCATCAATACACCAGAAGAGTACGAAAAGGTTGTTAATGTCAGTTGGTTCACCCAAGAGAAGCCAGCAGATCAACTCAC GTACCCATGCGTGCTCCCCTTCTCACAGATGTATCCTTTATGTTGTATAGACATCCGAAACTTCCTGAATCAGTTCTACTTCTTTTCGGACGACCACTTCCAACATCCCAATGTCATTGATGAAACGCTCAAAAAG TCGCTTGACGAACTTCTTACAGAAAAGGTCTGCAAGTCGTTAGTAGAGCGTCTGAGCTCTCAATACCTGGGCCAGATCGTCCAAATTCTCATTAACCTGGAGCACTTTGAGATTGCCTGTCAAGAGCTCGAGCAATTACTCATTCGTGCACgctcatcaacttcagccGGCGGCCCAGTCAAGCTCAAAGCCACCGACTCGTTccgcaacaacaagaagacggCGGAGAAGCGGATttttgagcttgtcaacTCCAAGATCGATGATCTGATTGAAACAGCCGAATATGAATG GACCGCATCGACTGTGGAAAGGGAACCCAGCAACTATATGCAAACTTTGACGCGGTACCTGTCCAACATTATGAACTCAACTCTCCTTGGCTTACCTCGAGAGATCAAGGAACTTATTTACTTTGACGCTCTGAGCCACACCGCCGAAAAGATTCTC GCCCTCCCCCTTTCTCCTGACGTGAAGCACATCAACCCCAACGGCGTAGCCGCTCTTGCACAAGACGTAGATTATCTTGTCCAGTTCGTCAGCAGTCTGGAGAACGGCCAGATGCTTCGGGAGAACTTGGATGAGCTGGCACAAACCATTGCTCTCCTCCAGACGGATAACCAGGATGAGTTCTTTGACATTTCTACGCGCAATAAGAAATACGGACGTGTAGATGCCCTCAACGGACCGATGTTACTGGAGAA GTTAACGCCTATTACCGCGAGCCCCGTTAGAAGCGCGCCGCTGGCCAACTTTTCCTCACGATTTGGTATTAACCGGACATGA
- a CDS encoding hypothetical protein (EggNog:ENOG41~MEROPS:MER0033259): MLFKQLLAFGTLANGLATRQEKPIWLTLPPTPDLPAPINYETTPINNVFLWMQEYNKKADAIPIVMDHGGLGYSAYFGSVISRLIKNGHYVIAVDRRGHGRSTFNSNDVFTYEGFAQDTNDLLKKHGITEYNVVGWSDGAITTLAALIDPVMSEPIKKAFIFGGSANPEQTNATFSSTDIFSEFVSRCRTEFYELHPHANFTLFGTKVATMEATLPQFTDEQLGSIDGPRVIVVGAEHEEAVNRDVPEKLHKAIKGSHIEILTGVSHFAPLQDPDQFTKAVEEWFKTPIP, encoded by the coding sequence ATGTTGTTCAAACAATTGCTCGCTTTCGGAACTCTCGCCAATGGTCTGGCTACCCGTCAGGAGAAGCCAATCTGGCTTACACTCCCACCAACGCCAGACCTACCAGCACCCATCAACTACGAAACAACTCCCATCAACAATGTCTTCCTCTGGATGCAGGAGTACAACAAGAAGGCAGATGCTATCCCTATCGTTATGGACCATGGAGGTCTAGGTTACTCTGCATACTTTGGATCCGTTATCTCTCGTCTTATCAAGAACGGACACTATGTCATTGCTGTTGATCGCCGAGGTCACGGGCGTTCAACCTTCAACTCGAACGATGTCTTTACTTACGAAGGATTCGCTCAAGACACGAATGATCTTCTGAAGAAACATGGTATTACCGAGTACAACGTCGTTGGCTGGTCAGATGGTGCCATCACAACTCTCGCTGCACTCATCGACCCTGTCATGTCAGAGCCTatcaagaaggcctttaTCTTTGGAGGATCCGCCAACCCTGAGCAGACCAACGCCACGTTCTCAAGCACAGACATCTTCTCAGAGTTTGTCTCTCGCTGTCGTACTGAGTTCTATGAACTGCATCCTCACGCCAACTTCACCCTCTTCGGTACCAAAGTTGCCACTATGGAGGCTACACTTCCCCAGTTCACGGATGAGCAGCTTGGATCTATCGATGGGCCGAGGGTCATTGTTGTGGGAGCTGAGCATGAGGAGGCTGTGAACAGGGATGTACCTGAAAAGTTGCACAAGGCTATCAAGGGGAGTCACATCGAAATTTTGACTGGAGTGAGCCACTTTGCGCCGCTTCAGGATCCTGATCAGTTCACGAAAGCTGTTGAGGAGTGGTTTAAGACACCAATTCCTTGA
- a CDS encoding hypothetical protein (EggNog:ENOG41), whose amino-acid sequence MSSHVGHRVYANMSSPAEGASDSVQGTPNTQITVFSPAESSQGTSIQGNNYVGQSQASEDPFVDGGLAQGSTLSATASSFQPIGQRFKGKNALVFYPEGSPTVAGALSQDMDISHRIEVCDTPTPSIVDLGNFITELTQKGVRFHGGRNLETTGGHVYVVFEDLRDAAWAFYAIRKAPKGWFTAYVKIRPERLDLGLVRFSELRQLSIEVNILNFAIIDPAHVDEIAQRALNVYGQLFALIRHLSFPNGAFRGVAQFCKAADAFIAFKAFGNGITTGGVVITLSKPDDVGAALEINALAASMGNMSVQQGSRGVDRGRHQSFFALNAPQGNPFAAAGAASMPFPSNVQQQPFTGQQFGPPPVPTNSLVAFGNANDFGRFDPRRSAGRYGRGSRGLNNIVDLGELIAGRDVRTTIMLRNIPNKVDQPLLKKIVDVSSFGRYDFMYLRIDFANDCNVGYAFINFVKAEYIIDFFQARANKRWNCFRSDKVAEISYATIQGKDCLVQKFRNSSVMLEAEHYRPKLFYTIHSDDPNLVGQEEPFPGPDNQSKMKRSVENAEHVGLFTPTAGQYFRDEQRRRHSQYDRGTRLAELEEISYGSGVIPYRGPGRY is encoded by the exons ATGTCTTCTCACGTTGGCCATCGTGTCTACGCAAACATGTCTTCTCCTGCTGAGGGAGCTTCTGACTCAGTCCAGGGTACTCCAAACACCCAGATCACTGTCTTCTCTCCTGCCGAGAGCTCCCAGGGTACCTCCATCCAGGGCAACAACTATGTTGGCCAGAGCCAGGCTTCTGAGGACCCCTTCGTTGATGGTGGCCTTGCTCAGGGTAGCACTCTTTCCGCTACGGCTTCTTCCTTCCAACCCATCGGTCAGAGATTCAAGGGAAAGAATGCACTTGTGTTCTACCCAGAGGGTAGTCCCACTGTCGCTGGCGCTCTGAGCCAGGATATGGACATCTCTCACCGGATCGAGGTGTGCGACACTCCTACACCCTCTATTGTCGATCTTGGTAACTTCATTACC GAGCTTACCCAGAAGGGAGTCAGGTTCCACGGCGGACGCAACCTGGAGACTACCGGAGGGCATGTGTACGTCGTCTTCGAAGACCTCCGTGATGCCGCCTGGGCCTTCTACGCTATCCGCAAGGCTCCCAAGGGCTGGTTCACTGCGTACGTGAAGATCCGGCCTGAGCGC CTGGACCTTGGCCTCGTACGATTCTCTGAGCTTAGACAGCTCAGCATCGaggtcaacatcctcaacttcGCAATCATCGATCCCGCCCATGTCGATGAGATCGCCCAGCGAGCCCTGAATGTCTACGGTCAGCTTTTTGCGCTGATCAGACATTTGAGCTTCCCCAACGGAGCCTTCCGCGGTGTCGCCCAGTTCTGCAAGGCTGCCGACGCCTTCATCGCGTTCAAGGCTTTCGGCAACGGCATTACCACCGGC GGTGTTGTCATCACTCTGTCTAAGCCAGATGACGTTGGCGCTGCGCTCGAGATCAACGCCTTGGCTGCCAGCATGGGCAACATGTCTGTGCAGCAAGGGTCCCGTGGCGTCGACCGAGGTCGCCACCAGAGCTTCTTCGCTCTCAACGCCCCGCAGGGGAACCCCTTCGCGGCTGCTGGCGCGGCTAGTATGCCATTTCCATCAAAcgttcagcagcagccctTCACAGGGCAGCAGTTCGGACCACCTCCAGTACCTACCAACAGCCTCGTTGCATTTGGCAATGCGAACGACTTTGGAAGGTTCGATCCGCGCCGAAGTGCGGGCCGGTATGGCCGCGGCTCCCGTGGGTTGAACAACATCGTTGACCTTGGGGAGCTCATTGCTGGACGTGATGTCCGTACTACC ATCATGCTTCGGAACATTCCGAATAAGGTGGACCAACCTCTCCTAAAGAAGATCGTCGATGTTTCCTCCTTCGGGCGCTATGACTTTATGTACTTGCGAATTGACTTTGCCAACGATTGCAA CGTCGGCTATGCGTTCATCAACTTCGTCAAAGCCGAGTACATCATCGAC TTCTTCCAGGCACGAGCCAACAAACGCTGGAACTGCTTCCGCTCGGACAAGGTCGCTGAGATCTCCTATGCGA CTATCCAGGGAAAGGACTGCCTAGTGCAGAAGTTCCGAAACTCATCTGTCATGCTCGAGGCCGAGCATTACCGTCCTAAG CTTTTCTACACCATCCACAGTGATGATCCTAACCTCGTCGGCCAAGAGGAGCCATTCCCTGGCCCTGACAATCAGTCGAAAATGAAGCGCTCGGTGGAGAACGCTGAGCATGTTG GGCTCTTCACGCCTACTGCTGGGCAGTACTTCCGCGATGAGCAGCGCCGCCGCCACTCTCAATATGATCGCGGCACTCGTCTGGCTGAGCTGGAGGAGATTTCTTACGGATCCGGTGTTATCCCTTACCGCGGTCCCGGCCGCTACTAG
- the MCM2 gene encoding MCM DNA helicase complex subunit (EggNog:ENOG41): MSSPLHPSSARPNRKRSRTGGSDGPSPAAFGSSPMPSSPPAEFNMAHGVEDDDDIEEEAQIQDDIDELDEMAEDDVDLFREGYEADYQERENDMYEGIGIDDEGDYDEMNIADRRRLEAQLNRRDQAVRREIPNIYLDGDEDDGDIDLTAQPRRRRHHYDEDPDDFMDTDIMAEELSLEALADVKASNLTEWVSQPSVQRTIRREFKAFLTSYTDSSGSSVYGNRIRTLGEINAESLEVSYEHLSESKAILAYFLANAPQEMIKLFDEVAMDVVLLHYPDYERIHAEIHVRIFDLPVHYTLRQLRQSHLNCLVRVSGVVTRRSGVFPQLKYVKFDCSKCGVTLGPFQQESNVEVKITFCQSCQSRGPFTLNSEKTVYRNYQKLTLQESPGTVPAGRLPRSREVILLWDLIDKAKPGEEIEVTGIYRNNYDAQLNNRNGFPVFATILEANNVVKSHDQLAGFRMTEEDEHIIRKLSRDPNIVDKIINSIAPSIYGHTDIKTAVALSLFGGVAKVTKGAHHLRGDINVLLLGDPGTAKSQVLKYAEKTAHRAVFATGQGASAVGLTASVRRDPLTSEWTLEGGALVLADRGTCLIDEFDKMNDQDRTSIHEAMEQQTISISKAGIVTTLQARCGVIAAANPIGGRYNSTAPFSANVELTEPILSRFDILCVVRDTVEPEEDERLARFIVGSHSRSHPLSQAEQDSMEVEHDTQAETQATNGGRKAEGEIPQELLRKYILYAREHCSPKLYHVDEDKIARLFADMRRESLATGAYPITVRHLEAIIRISEAFCRMRLSEYCSSQDIDRAIAVTVDSFVGSQKVSCKKALARAFAKYTLARPGTQKKAGGNNQVRRQTAVVG; encoded by the exons ATGAG TTCCCCGCTACACCCTTCTTCGGCTCGCCCGAATAGAAAGCGATCCCGAACAGGAGGCAGCGATGGCCCTTCACCAGCAGCCTTTGGCTCGAGTCCTATGCCTTCTTCGCCCCCTGCTGAGTTCAACATGGCACACGGTgttgaggacgacgatgacataGAAGAGGAGGCCCAGATCCAAGACGATATCGATGAGCTCGACGAAATGGCAGAAGACGACGTTGATCTGTTTCGTGAAGGCTACGAGGCCGATTACCAAGAACGGGAGAACGACATGTACGAAGGCATTGGCATTGACGACGAGGGCGATTATGACGAGATGAACATTGCCGATCGACGTCGGCTAGAAGCTCAGCTCAACCGAAGAGATCAGGCAGTCAGAAGGGAAATTCCCAATATCTACcttgatggagatgaagatgatggcgataTTGACCTCACAGCTCAGCCCCGACGTCGCCGTCACCATTACGATGAAGATCCCGACGACTTCATGGACACCGACATTATGGCCGAGGAACTCTCGCTCGAAGCACTTGCTGATGTCAAGGCTTCCAACCTCACAGAGTGGGTGTCGCAACCCTCAGTCCAGCGAACTATCAGACGCGAGTTCAAGGCTTTCCTCACATCCTACACCGATAGCTCTGGTTCATCTGTGTACGGTAACCGAATCCGAACACTCGGTGAGATTAATGCCGAGTCTCTTGAGGTCTCATACGAACATCTCTCCGAGAGCAAGGCCATTCTGGCTTACTTCTTGGCCAATGCGCCCCAAGAGATGATCAAGCTGTTCGACGAGGTTGCCATGGACGTTGTTCTGCTTCACTATCCCGACTACGAGCGCATTCACGCCGAGATTCACGTTCGTATCTTCGATCTGCCTGTGCACTATACGCTTCGACAACTCCGCCAGTCTCATCTCAACTGCCTTGTTCGAGTCAGCGGTGTCGTTACCCGACGATCGGGTGTCTTCCCTCAGCTCAAGTACGTCAAGTTTGACTGCAGCAAGTGTGGTGTGACTCTCGGACCTTTCCAGCAAGAGTCAAACGTTGAAGTCAAGATCACATTCTGTCAAAGCTGCCAGTCGCGAGGTCCCTTCACTCTCAACTCCGAGAAGACCGTCTACCGAAACTACCAGAAACTCACTCTCCAAGAATCTCCTGGAACAGTACCTGCTGGTCGATTGCCACGATCGCGCGAGGTTATCCTTCTCTGGGATCTGATCGACAAGGCAAAGCCTGGTGAGGAGATTGAAGTGACTGGAATCTACCGCAACAACTATGATGCTCAGCTCAACAACCGTAATGGCTTCCCTGTATTTGCTACTATTCTCGAAGCAAACAATGTTGTCAAGTCTCATGACCAGCTGGCTGGTTTCCGAAtgactgaggaggatgagcaCATCATTCGCAAGTTGTCTCGCGACCCCAACATCGtggacaagatcatcaactccATAGCACCTAGTATTTACGGACATACTGACATCAAGACCGCCGTGGCTCTGTCACTCTTCGGTGGTGTTGCGAAGGTTACCAAGGGTGCTCATCACCTTCGAGGTGACATCAACgtgcttctccttggtgaTCCTGGTACAGCCAAGTCGCAGGTTCTCAAGTATGCCGAGAAGACAGCCCACCGAGCTGTGTTTGCTACAGGTCAAGGTGCCAGTGCTGTCGGTCTGACGGCCAGTGTCCGAAGAGACCCCCTCACCAGTGAATGGACATTGGAAGGTGGTGCTCTGGTGTTGGCTGATCGTGGAACTTGTCTCATTGACGAGTTTGACAAGATGAACGATCAAGATCGAACATCAATTCACGAAGCCATGGAACAACAGACCATTTCCATCTCCAAGGCCGGTATTGTCACTACTCTGCAAGCTCGATGTGGTGTCATTGCTGCTGCCAATCCCATCGGCGGACGATACAACTCTACTGCCCCATTCTCTGCCAATGTCGAGTTGACAGAGCCTATCTTGTCTCGGTTTGACATCCTGTGTGTGGTACGAGACACTGTTGAGCCCGAAGAGGATGAGCGTCTGGCACGATTCATCGTCGGATCACATAGCCGAAGTCACCCTCTTAGCCAAGCGGAGCAGGACTCAATGGAGGTTGAACATGATACACAAGCTGAGACACAAGCCACTAATGGTGGTCGCAAGGCTGAGGGTGAGATTCCTCAAGAGCTACTAAGGAAGTATATCCTCTATGCTCGGGAGCACTGCTCGCCAAAGCTTTATCACGTCGACGAGGACAAGATTGCACGACTGTTTGCCGACATGAGACGGGAGTCTCTTGCCACTGGTGCCTACCCTATTACA GTACGACATCTTGAAGCCATCATCCGCATTAGCGAAGCCTTCTGCCGAATGCGCCTTTCAGAATACTGCTCATCACAAGACATCGACCGCGCCATCGCCGTCACAGTGGACAGCTTCGTGGGCAGCCAGAAAGTTAGTTGCAAGAAGGCTCTCGCAAGGGCGTTCGCCAAATACACGCTGGCACGACCTGGTACTCAGAAGAAGGCCGGCGGTAACAACCAAGTGAGACGGCAGACTGCTGTCGTTGGTTAA